GCAGTTTAACTGGCTCGGACATTTCTTAAATCCTTGTGGGAAAACACACATAAGACGTAAGGGTAACGCACTGGGGGGCGCTGAGGCCAGCTTGTACAAAAACCGGCAACGGTATAAAGTTTTTTGTATCTGCGCCGATACAAGGGCATTCCTACACGCCGGAGCTCGGACCATGTCTGTCATTGCCGCCTACAATCCTGCCATCCGAGTGCCTGCAGTGCCGAGCGCGAAGTCAGCCGCCGAACCTGCCGTAAAGACCCAGGCCGCTGCGCCGGCTGCTGAAACCAAAGGCGTGGAAGGCGTGACGGTGACGATTTCCGGCGCGGCGTTCAAGGCGGTGGCGGTGGCCAGTAAAGCCAATTCCGACATCGATGACAGTGGCTTGGATGAAAGCGTTAAACAGATCCTCAAAATGATCCGCAAGCTCAAGCAACAGATCGCCGAGAAAATGGCCGAGCTCCAGGCGGTCGCGAATGACAACAGCCTGACGCCGGAGCAGGCCCGGGTGAAGACCAACAACATCCAGGGCGCTATCAGTGCGCTGCAGGCCGGCTTGATGACCTCCCAGGGCTCCTTGCTCAAGGCGATGAAAAGCATGAGCGCTGATGGCGCGCTCAAGGCCGCCTCGCTGGCGATGTAACTAGATCACCCGTGAAAAGCGCTGCCGATTCTGGTGCTCCAGATAGGCATCGAACACCATGCACACCGACCGCACCAGCAGCCTTCCGGCTGGCAGCACACGAATGCCCTGGGCGTCCAGCGCGATCAGGCCGTCTTGCGCCATGGCCTCGAGTTGCGGCCATACGTCGTCGAAATACCCGCGAAAATCAATGTTGAAGGCGTGTTCAACCTGCTCGAATGCCAGGCTGAACGTGCAGATCAACTGCTGAATCACCTCCCGTCGCAACCGGTCGTCAGTGGTGCAGCGCAAGCCACGGCTGGTGGCCAACTGCGCGCCGGCCAGGGTGTTCTGGTAGGCGCTGAGGTCACTGGTGTTCTGGCAATACAGGTCGCCGATCTGGCTGATGGCCGACACGCCAAGCCCGATCAGGTCGCAATGACCATGGGTGGTATAGCCCTGGAAGTTGCGCTGCAGGGTGCCTTCTTCCTGGGCGATGGCGAGTTCGTCGTCCGGCAGGGCAAAGTGGTCCATGCCGATATAGCGATAACCGGCCTGGGTCAGTTGCTCGATGGTGGTTTGCAGCATCAGTAGCTTGGACGCAGGCGACGGCAAGTCGTCGGTGTCGATGCGCCGCTGGGGCATGAAACGCTCCGGCAGGTGCGCATAGTTGAACACCGACAGGCGGTCCGGTTGCAGCCTGATCACTTCCTCCACGGTGCGGGCGAAGTTGATCGGTGTCTGCTTGGGCAGGCCGTAGATCAGGTCGATATTGATCGAGCGAAACTGCAGGGTGCGCGCCGCATCAATGACCGCACGGGTTTCTTCCAGGCTTTGCAGGCGGTTGACCGCGCGCTGCACGTCCGGGTCGAGGTCTTGCAGGCCGATGCTCACGCGGTTGAAGCCCAATTCGCGCAGCAGGCCCATGGTGGCCCAGTCTGCCTCACGCGGGTCGATCTCGATGCCGTAGTCGCCGGAGTCATCATCCAGCAAATTGAAGTGCTGGCGCAGGCAACCCATCACCTGGCGCAGTTCATCATGGCTGAGAAAGGTCGGCGTTCCGCCGCCGAAGTGCAGCTGCTCCACCGGCTGTTTCGGGTCGAGGTGGCAGGCCACCAGCTGGATCTCCTGCTCCAGGCGTTGCAGGTACGCGTGGGCGCGGCCACGGTCCTTGGTGATCACCTTGTTGCAGGCGCAGTAGTAGCAAATGTTCGCGCAGAACGGCACATGCACATACAGCGACAACGGGCGTGCGGCCTTGCGGCTGTCGCGCAGGGCGTGGAGCAGGTCGAAAGTGCCGACCTGGCTGTCGAATTGTACGGCGGTGGGGTAGGACGTGTAGCGCGGTCCCGCCAGGTCGTAACGGTGAATCAGATTGGTGTCCCAACGAATGGCGTCGAGCATGCGGGCGTTCCCCCGGATAGGCTAGTGGGCCGAGTCTAGGGGCGTGACCGGCGAGCCATGTTGATTTGCATCAACGGGGAGCGGCGCTATGCCACACCTTATCAGTGGCCCATTAGCCAATGCTGATGTGGACCGGGAAGTGTCCACCCCCCGAACAGAATCACCAGCAGCCCCCCGGCCATGCGCACACTGCGTTTACGCAAAAGCGCCGTCACCCGTTCAGCCGCCAAACCCGTCGCCAGCAGCACCGGCCAGGTGCCCAACCCAAACGCCAGCATCAGCAACGCACTGTCCAGCGCATTACCCTGGCTCGCGGCCCACAGCAGGGTGCTGTAGACCAACCCACATGGCAGCCAGCCCCACAGCGCGCCCAGCAGCAACGCACGCGGCAGGCTGGACACCGGCAGCAAACGGTTGGCGACGGGCTGTAGGTAGCGCCACAGGCCGCGCCCGAGGCTTTCGATGCGGGTCAGGCCGCTCCACCAGCCAGCCAGGTACAGGCCCATGCTGATCAACAGCAAGCCGGCGAGTACGCGCATGAACATCGCCGCGGGGCTGTTGGCCACCGCCCAGCCAGCCAGGCCGATCAGCAGCCCGGCAGTGGCGTAGCTGAGGATGCGCCCCAGGTTGTACGCCAGCAGCAGGCGGAAACGACGGCTGCGTTGCTCCTTGGGGATTGCCAGGGTCAGTGCCCCCATCAGCCCGCCGCACATGCCCAGGCAGTGGCCGCCGCCGAGCAGGCCGAGGATCAACGCGGAGACCAGCAATGGCGCCAATTCAAGCATGGGGCGGTTCTTTAGGGGCCTGCGGTTGCTCCGGCCTGTTGGCTTCGTCGATGGCGGCCAGGTGGTTCGGGTCCTGGTCGTCGAACAGCACGCTGTGGGCCGGACCGTCGAGGTCGTCGTACTGGCCGCTGTCCACCGCCCAGAAGAAGATGTAGATGGCGACCCCCACCAACAGCAGCGCCGCCGGAATCATCACGTATAAAGCTGGCATCTGCACTCCATGCCCGCACGGCTCAAGCCGGCAGTGGGCGGGTTACTGAGGGGGCGCCTGGGGCCTGCGCGCTCGGCAGGCGAGTCAGGCGCAGGGCGTTGAGCACCACGGTCAACGAACTGAGGGACATGCCGATCGCCGCCCAGATCGGGGTGATCCAGCCCAGGGCAGCAAACGGCAGCATCAGGCCATTGTACAGCCCGGCCCACAGCAGGTTTTCAATGATTACCCGACGGGTGCGTCGTGCCAGGCTAAAGGCTTGCACCAGCGCGTCGAGCCGGTTGGACAGCAGCACCGCGTCGGCGCTGGTCTTGGCCAGGTCGGTGGCCGAACCCATGGCCACGCTGATATCGGCGGCGGCGAGCACCGGCACATCGTTGACGCCATCGCCGAGCATCAGCACCTTGCGACCTTGCTTGTGCAAGTGTTGCAGCACGTGCAGCTTGTCGTCGGGGCGCAGGCCGCCGTGGGCTTCGTCGATGCCCAGTTCGGCAGCCACACTGGCGACCATCGGCGAACTGTCTCCGGACAGCAGCAGTGTGCGCCAGCCGCGAGCCTTGCAGGCGGCCAGCAGGGCAGGGGCGTCGCTGCGCAGGCGGTCATCCAGCACGAACCAGGCGAGCGCACCGTCACGGTCGCCCAGCAGCAGCCATTGGCCGGCTTCGTTTGGCGAGGCGGGGATCGGGCAGCCACTGAGTTCGCAGACAAAACCGGGCTGGCCGATGCGCAGCAGGCGTTCACCCACGCGACCTTCCAGGCCCAGTCCGGGAAGCTGAGCACCTCATCGGCGGCCAGCGGGGCACGCCCGAAGGCCCGCGCAATCGGGTGCTCAGAGCGCTGTTCAAGGGCGGCGGCGAGCGCCAGGCACAGGTCGCTGCTGGCGCTGCCCAATGGGCGGATCGCTCTCAACGCCAAGCGGCCTTCGGTGAGGGTGCCGGTCTTGTCGAAAATCACCGTGTCGATCTGGTTCAAGCCTTCCAGCACATGACCACGGGTCAGCAGCAGCCCGAGTTTGTGCAGGGTGCCGGTGGCGGCGGTGAGGGCCGTCGGTGTGGCCAGGGACAGCGCGCACGGGCAGGTGGCGACCAGCATCGCCAGCACGATCCAGAATGCCCGCGATGCATCCAGTTCCCACCACACCAGGCCGATCACGGCGGCGGCCATCAGCGAGCACAGCAGGAACCACTGCGCGGCGCGGTCGGCGATTTGCGCCAGGCGCGGTTTCTCGGCCTGCGCCCGCTCCAGCAGGCGCACGATGGCGGACAGCCGCGTGTCATGGCCCAGCGCGCGTACTTCGACGGTCAGGGCTCCTTCGACATTGAGGGTGCCGGCGGTAACCGCCTCGCCGACGTGCCGCGGTTGCGGCAGGTATTCACCGGTGAGCAGCGACTCATCGACGCTAGATTGGCCGTCGAGGATCACCCCGTCCGCCGGCAGTACCGCACCGGGGTGCACCAGCACGCGGTCACCCACCGCCAGTTCGCTGAGCAGGATGCGTTCACTCTGGCCATCGCCTTTGAGGCGCAGGCACGAGGCGGGCAACAGGTTGACCAACTGCGCGGTGGCGGCGGCCGTACGCTCGCGTGCGCGGCGCTCCAGGTAGCGGCCGGCCAGCAGGAACAGCGCGAACATGCCGACGGCGTCGAAATACAACTCGCCCACCCCGGTGATCGCGGTCCAGATGCCCGCCAGGTACGCACCGCCAATCGCCAGGGACACCGACACGTCCATGGTCAGGTGGCGGGTGCGCAGGTCACGCAGGGCGCCTTTGAAAAATGGCGCGCAGCTGTAGAACACGATGGGTGTTGTAAGAAACATCGCAACCCAGCGCAGGATCACGTGCAGCTCCGGGCTCAGGTCGATATTGAATTCCGGCCAAGTAGCCATGGTCGCCATCATCGCCTGGAACCACAACAAGCCGGCCACTCCCAGTTGGCGCAAGGCCAGGCGGTTTTCACTGGCCAGTTGTTCGGCGGCGCGGTCGGCCTGATAAGGGTGGGCGGCGTAGCCGATGTGGCGCAGTTCGCTGAGCAACTGGCTCAATGGCAATTGCCCATCGGCCCAACGCACGTGCAGGCGATGGTTGGACAGGTTCAGCCGCGCCTCGGCCACCGCGGGCAGGCTGCGCAGGTGTTTCTCGATCAGCCAGCCACAGGCCGCGCAGCTGATGCCTTCCATCAACAGCGTGGCTTCGGCGAGATCGCCCTCGTGGCGCACAAAGGGTTTTTGCACATCGGCGCGGTCGTACAGCGCCAGTTCGTCTACCAACTGCACTGGCAGCGCCTCGGGGTTGGCCGAGGCTTCGCTGCGGTGCTGGTAATAGCTTTCCAGCCCACCGGCCACGATGGCTTCGGCCACTGCCTGGCAGCCTGGGCAGCATAGCTCGCGGCGCTCGCCGAGGATCACGGCGGTAAAGCGGTTGCCGCGCGGGACGGGCAGGGCGCAGTGGTAGCAAGGGGTTGGGGTGGTCATGGTTTGAAATCTATAGTGGCTGTCAGGGCCTCTTCGCGGGCAAGCCCACTTCC
The genomic region above belongs to Pseudomonas poae and contains:
- the hemN gene encoding oxygen-independent coproporphyrinogen III oxidase, whose translation is MLDAIRWDTNLIHRYDLAGPRYTSYPTAVQFDSQVGTFDLLHALRDSRKAARPLSLYVHVPFCANICYYCACNKVITKDRGRAHAYLQRLEQEIQLVACHLDPKQPVEQLHFGGGTPTFLSHDELRQVMGCLRQHFNLLDDDSGDYGIEIDPREADWATMGLLRELGFNRVSIGLQDLDPDVQRAVNRLQSLEETRAVIDAARTLQFRSINIDLIYGLPKQTPINFARTVEEVIRLQPDRLSVFNYAHLPERFMPQRRIDTDDLPSPASKLLMLQTTIEQLTQAGYRYIGMDHFALPDDELAIAQEEGTLQRNFQGYTTHGHCDLIGLGVSAISQIGDLYCQNTSDLSAYQNTLAGAQLATSRGLRCTTDDRLRREVIQQLICTFSLAFEQVEHAFNIDFRGYFDDVWPQLEAMAQDGLIALDAQGIRVLPAGRLLVRSVCMVFDAYLEHQNRQRFSRVI
- a CDS encoding sulfite exporter TauE/SafE family protein yields the protein MLELAPLLVSALILGLLGGGHCLGMCGGLMGALTLAIPKEQRSRRFRLLLAYNLGRILSYATAGLLIGLAGWAVANSPAAMFMRVLAGLLLISMGLYLAGWWSGLTRIESLGRGLWRYLQPVANRLLPVSSLPRALLLGALWGWLPCGLVYSTLLWAASQGNALDSALLMLAFGLGTWPVLLATGLAAERVTALLRKRSVRMAGGLLVILFGGWTLPGPHQHWLMGH
- the ccoS gene encoding cbb3-type cytochrome oxidase assembly protein CcoS, with translation MPALYVMIPAALLLVGVAIYIFFWAVDSGQYDDLDGPAHSVLFDDQDPNHLAAIDEANRPEQPQAPKEPPHA